GTCGATACCACGGCGGCAAATCTCCTGGGTGGTTAGGTCTTACGGATAGCCGACCGCGGGGCGCGCGCGAACGTGCGCCCCGCGCTTTGGCTTGGAGGAGATGTGTTAACCACGACCGTCGACGGACTTTGGGCGCTGCAGATCCTCACCGGAATCGAGGTGGTGGCCCCCGAGCTGGGATTGCGGCCCATCCTGCCGAGCGTCGAAACGCCGCAGATGGCGCTGCTGCATCCGATCACCGCCGAACTGCAAGCCGCCGGGGTGATCGACGACTCGGGAACCGTAGACCCCATCGTGGTGGAATGGCTGACGGTGCTTGCGCGCCGCGACGTCGCACTGGTAATACAGGCGCGCAGCCCTCAGCGGGGGGATGAACCCGACCGGGCAATCCTCGCCCGCTACGCGCAGTGGTGGGTCGTGCTGGAAAGATCGAAGGGCGTGATTCGCATCGGTGGAGCCGGAACGTCCACCGCGGAGGGCGCCGCGAGCGCGATCATTAGCTCTCAGATCGAGCGATTGTGCGGTGTTAGCATCCCCGCGCCGTTGCGGCCGGTCACCGTCGATGCCGATGCGCTCCTGGCGGATGTGAAGAGCCAAGAAACGTTGCGCGCATTCTTGATGAACCGGCGATTGGACGGCGATCAGCTCCAAATCCTTATGATGGCCGCCGACCCGAAGCGATCAGCCCAAGCATCGATAGTCGCGCTGCAGTCCGGGGTGGAGACCGGACGGCCATCACGGACGTACATCGAACAGACCGTGGTCACCGTTATCGACACCCCAGACGGGCGGTTGGTGGCAGAGCACCTCGTTTCGGGTGGCAAGAAGTGGATGGTGATCGCCCCTGGCGCGGGGAGCAACATCGCCGACGCAATCAACCGGATGGTGCGACGCCTGCCCGCAAATCAAGAATGGTTCTCGTACCGAAAGGTCGTGTAGTAAAGGGGTAAACGCGCGCATGTTAGCATCGGCATCGTGACAAATCCGTGGAACGCGGCACCGAATTCGCCGGAACCGCTCAGGCCGGGCCGGATAGAATCAGCGGCTGCGCGCCATCAAGAATCCGTTTCGGGAACTCTGCGGATTTCCGATATGGTGGCGCCGCGCAAAATTCCACCGGGTTCTGGATGGCGCAAATTCGTCTATAACGCATCTTTTCACACCATTAACCTCGGCGAATCACCGGCCGAACGCCACTACCGCGAATTGCAGGAGCGCATCCGCCGCCACATCCGCAAGCAGTATGTCATCGGAGTGATCTCCGGCAAGGGCGGCGTCGGGAAAACCACCATGACTGCGTGCATCGGCGCGGTATTTCGGGAATGCCGACCGGAGAACGTGGTGGCCATTGACGCGGCGCCTGGATTCGGAACACTCGCCGGTCGCATCGACGAAAACCCACCAGGCGACTACACCGCCGTTTTGAACGACACCGACGTCCAGGGTTACGCCGATATCCGAGAACACCTGGGGCAAAACAGCGTCGGCTTGGACGTGCTGGCCGGAAACCGCGCATCCGATCAACCGCGGCCTTTGGTGCCGTCAATGTTCACCGGGGTGCTGTCGCGCCTGCGCCGCACGCACACCGTGATCGTGGTGGACACATCCGACGACCTTGAGCATCCAGTTATGAAGGCCGTGTTCGACGCCTGTGACACCCTGGTTTTTGTTTCCGGTCTGACCGCAGACACGTCGTTGCCGGTGACCCGCGCAATCGATTTGCTACGGGCAATGGGCTACCACGAATTAGTGTCGCGCAGCATGGTTATTTTAAATGACAGCCGCAATGAATACGACGCGGATGCGAGGGCCTACCTTACCGAACGTTTCGGAAAATCGGGCGCGACCGTCGAATTTATGCCTTACGACCCACACCTCGCAAAAGGCGGCATAATTGATACCCAGCATGAATTAAAAAAGAAGACACGGCTGCGGTTATTCGAAATCACCGCGGCACTGGCGGACAAATATATCCCGGACGCTGATAGGCCACGCTAATGGCGGCGAAAGTCACTTTTCCCGCTCGCTGCGCGGTCGCTGTGGTATGTGGCGACCACCTTGTGTCGCAGGTGTATCCGGCGTCGGTGCCGGTCGAAATGTTCATCGACAACATCGTCGAACTGCTCGACGAGGAACTCAAACGCCGCGGTCTGCCCGGGTTGGATCTGGGGGTGGGCTACGAGCTACACAAAGCCAACGGGGTGCGCCTCGACGTCACGAAGACCCTTGACGAACTCGGCGTCGAGGACGGCGCCACGCTGGTACTCGTTCCCGCAGTCGAAGGCGACTCATTCGAGCCGCAGTACGAGTCGTTGTCGACCGCACTCGCCCGAATCGGCAAGAAGCTGTTCGAACCGGTCTCGGCCGACACCGCAGCCCACACGGCGCTGGCCATCCTGGCGATGATCTGGCTCACGATTTTGGTGGTCGCTGTGCGCAACCGCCTGGCCAGCGACTCGCTGGTGTCCAGCATCGTCACCGGCGTACCCGGTCTGCTGGCCGCCGGTGGGGCCGGGGTGGTATGGCGGTGGTGGCCGCACCGGACCGACATGCTCGACGGCTTCGCCTGGCTCGCGGCGCCAATGCTGGCGGTGAGCTTCGGTGCCGCGCCTCCCGGCGATGTCGGGTCGGCGCACCTGTTTATCGCGGCTCTTTTATTCGCCGTGCTGACCTGCGGAATAGCGGTGACAACCGGACGGCATATCAACGTGGCGTCAACGATCGTGACATTGTGCGGATTGGGCGGCGCGGTGGCCGCTGCGCGGATGTGGCGGCCAATTCCGGCCCAATGGCTCGGCATGTGCACCCTGGTGGTCCTGCTGCTCTTGCTGACGCTGGCGCCGACGATCGCGCTGTGGGCCGCACGAATCCGGCCCCCGTATTTCGGGTCGATCACCGGGCGCGATCTCTTCCGGCGCAGCCCCGGCTTGCCGGCCGACGCGGTAGCACCCGTGGACGAGGGCGCCGAAGACGAGGTGAATGCCGACACCACACCGCGCGGTAAGCAGATCGCCGCCGCCGCGATCCGCGCCAACAACGTGCTGACCGGAATCTGCGCGGCAGCCGGATTGACACTGCCTGCCGCGGTATGGGCCACCTTGATGCCGGGTCAGGGCCGCAGCGTGGCCGCAGCGGTGCTCTGCGGGCTTTTTGTGCTGATCTTCATCAGCCGCGGAAGGGCATTCGCCGACAAACGTCAGGCCATCGCCCTGGTGTGCGGAGCCGTCGCCGCCATGTGCGTCGGTGTAGTCAAATACGTGCTGAGCGAACCCGCGCCCTCCGGCG
This Mycobacterium xenopi DNA region includes the following protein-coding sequences:
- a CDS encoding MinD/ParA family protein — protein: MTNPWNAAPNSPEPLRPGRIESAAARHQESVSGTLRISDMVAPRKIPPGSGWRKFVYNASFHTINLGESPAERHYRELQERIRRHIRKQYVIGVISGKGGVGKTTMTACIGAVFRECRPENVVAIDAAPGFGTLAGRIDENPPGDYTAVLNDTDVQGYADIREHLGQNSVGLDVLAGNRASDQPRPLVPSMFTGVLSRLRRTHTVIVVDTSDDLEHPVMKAVFDACDTLVFVSGLTADTSLPVTRAIDLLRAMGYHELVSRSMVILNDSRNEYDADARAYLTERFGKSGATVEFMPYDPHLAKGGIIDTQHELKKKTRLRLFEITAALADKYIPDADRPR
- a CDS encoding ESX secretion-associated protein EspG is translated as MLTTTVDGLWALQILTGIEVVAPELGLRPILPSVETPQMALLHPITAELQAAGVIDDSGTVDPIVVEWLTVLARRDVALVIQARSPQRGDEPDRAILARYAQWWVVLERSKGVIRIGGAGTSTAEGAASAIISSQIERLCGVSIPAPLRPVTVDADALLADVKSQETLRAFLMNRRLDGDQLQILMMAADPKRSAQASIVALQSGVETGRPSRTYIEQTVVTVIDTPDGRLVAEHLVSGGKKWMVIAPGAGSNIADAINRMVRRLPANQEWFSYRKVV
- the eccD gene encoding type VII secretion integral membrane protein EccD, whose protein sequence is MAAKVTFPARCAVAVVCGDHLVSQVYPASVPVEMFIDNIVELLDEELKRRGLPGLDLGVGYELHKANGVRLDVTKTLDELGVEDGATLVLVPAVEGDSFEPQYESLSTALARIGKKLFEPVSADTAAHTALAILAMIWLTILVVAVRNRLASDSLVSSIVTGVPGLLAAGGAGVVWRWWPHRTDMLDGFAWLAAPMLAVSFGAAPPGDVGSAHLFIAALLFAVLTCGIAVTTGRHINVASTIVTLCGLGGAVAAARMWRPIPAQWLGMCTLVVLLLLLTLAPTIALWAARIRPPYFGSITGRDLFRRSPGLPADAVAPVDEGAEDEVNADTTPRGKQIAAAAIRANNVLTGICAAAGLTLPAAVWATLMPGQGRSVAAAVLCGLFVLIFISRGRAFADKRQAIALVCGAVAAMCVGVVKYVLSEPAPSGEAVLWGAAVLVAFGGAGLAAALLVPITRFTPLVRMVAEWLEIVAIIVAMPLAAWIGGLFTWVRMR